TCGTTCCAGAATGCCACTGAATAAAACAAGACCATTGTGGCAATGACTGCTTTAGAGAGCGGGAGGACTATGCGTCCGAATATCCCGAACCAGCTCAGACCATCGATCTGTGCTGCCTCTTCCAAATCCTTGGGCAGATTCTCAAAGAAGGACTTCATCACCAAGAGGTTGAACACGGAGATGGCACCAGGGATAACGAGCGCCCACATGGTGTTCTTCATGCCCAATGAGGAAATCAAGACGTAGTTCGGGACAATTCCACCGTTGAAGAACATCGTGAAGACGGCAATGCCAATCAAGATCTTCCGTCCGCGAAGGTGCTCCTTGGAGAGGACATAGGCGAAGGCGGTGGTGAGCGTCATGGCGATGATGGTCGCCACCACGGTGTACAGGACCGTGTTGCCGTAATTACGCCAAAACATCCCGTTATTCATCACTGCCACGTAGGAATTAATGTTGAAATCAACCGGCAGCACGTTCACTTGCCCGGCCTTGATGGCCCCAGGAGAGCTGAAGGATTGGGCAAGGACAGTCACGAACGGATAGAGCATGATCAAACACAAGGTGATCAACGCCATTGCGTTCAACCATGTGAAAATCCTGTATCCGGTGGAGTCCCGGGACCCTCGCGGCCTGCCTGTGCGGCGTACCTTGATTCCCTTGGCTCCCTTGGCTAGGTCTGTTTGAATCACCATAAACTTGCTCCTACTACTCGCCGTGAAATGAAGTTCGCGGACAAAACCATGACCAACCCAATCAGCGCTTGGAACAGCCCGATTGCCGCGGCATAACTGAGGTTGTTCGACACTAGGCCCACTCGGTACAGGTATGTCGAGATCACATCTGCGGTGGAGTAGGTCAAGGGGTTGTACAGCAGGAGGACCTTTTCAAAGCCAACGTTGAGGAACGTGCCGATGTTGAGGATCAAAAGCGTCATCATGGTCGGCCGGATTCCGGGGAGGGTGACATGCCAGATCTGGCTCCACCTGTTGGCCCCATCGATCTCGGCCGCCTCGTACAGCGACGAATCAACCGTGGTCAGTGCCGCGAGGTAGAGGATGGTCCCCCAGCCAACTGTTTGCCACACTTCAGATCCAACGTAGATGGCGCGGAACCACTCAGCCCGCTGCAGGAACGGAATCGCATCACCGCCAAAAGCGGTGATGATTTGATTCGCGGTCCCTTGCACCGACAACAACTGCATGACCATTCCGACGATGATCACAATGGAGAGAAAATGCGGTAGATACGAGATCGACTGCACCAATCGCTTGAAGGCTTTCTTGCGCACCTCGTTAAGTAGGAGGGCAAGAAGGATTGGCAGCGGAAAGCAAACGATGAGTGTCAGGGCACCAAGGATGACCGTGTTTGAAAAGACGTGCCAGAACGTTGGGTCATTGATGAACATGGAAACGTACCTCAGACCCACCCATTCATCGCCAAAGATATTTCCCCCTGGCCTGAATCGGCGGAACGCAATCACGTTTCCGAGCATGGGCGCGTACCGGAAGATCGCAAGAAAGATCAGCGGCACGATCGCCAGAGCGTACAGCTGCCAATCGCGTTGCAACGATTTTCGCAACGGCCTACGCCCGGCATTTTTGGATGTGCGGCGGGACCGGGCTGGCCCATCGTGTCCGCCGTGAGTCGAGGATTGGCTCGGAGGCAGGCCGTCAGTCTTAGTCGCTGGCTGATTCACCTGCACCGTGTTTGTGGTTGTCATGTCATCGCCCCATCAGCTCAGTGGCATGGCGATTCAAACACCCTCTCGCGGCCTGGACCGTCGCGGATTCCAAGGACCTACGCCTTTTTCGCGAAGCGGTCGTGGGCGGTGTTAAGCAGGTCAACGTAACTCGTGAGACCTTGTCCTTCAAGCTCGGCAACGTACTTATCCCATTCGCTGAGGTTGCGCTCTCCAAGCACGAACTTCAAGGTATTGGTATCGACATTGTCTTTCAAAGGAGTGGCAAGCAAGGAGGACTGCTCCAGTTCCGC
The Arthrobacter alpinus genome window above contains:
- a CDS encoding carbohydrate ABC transporter permease, whose amino-acid sequence is MVIQTDLAKGAKGIKVRRTGRPRGSRDSTGYRIFTWLNAMALITLCLIMLYPFVTVLAQSFSSPGAIKAGQVNVLPVDFNINSYVAVMNNGMFWRNYGNTVLYTVVATIIAMTLTTAFAYVLSKEHLRGRKILIGIAVFTMFFNGGIVPNYVLISSLGMKNTMWALVIPGAISVFNLLVMKSFFENLPKDLEEAAQIDGLSWFGIFGRIVLPLSKAVIATMVLFYSVAFWNDWFAAFLYLDKSELFPVTLFLRNLIAGASSAASEGAAASGSSAAALSANIQSVTMILTVIPILCIYPFVQRFFVSGIMLGSVKG
- a CDS encoding ABC transporter permease, with the protein product MTTTNTVQVNQPATKTDGLPPSQSSTHGGHDGPARSRRTSKNAGRRPLRKSLQRDWQLYALAIVPLIFLAIFRYAPMLGNVIAFRRFRPGGNIFGDEWVGLRYVSMFINDPTFWHVFSNTVILGALTLIVCFPLPILLALLLNEVRKKAFKRLVQSISYLPHFLSIVIIVGMVMQLLSVQGTANQIITAFGGDAIPFLQRAEWFRAIYVGSEVWQTVGWGTILYLAALTTVDSSLYEAAEIDGANRWSQIWHVTLPGIRPTMMTLLILNIGTFLNVGFEKVLLLYNPLTYSTADVISTYLYRVGLVSNNLSYAAAIGLFQALIGLVMVLSANFISRRVVGASLW